The following are from one region of the Bacteroidota bacterium genome:
- a CDS encoding restriction endonuclease subunit S, which yields MREIEMLIERFDLLLDAPDSVSKLRHLILDVAIRGKLVDQDPNDEPASVLLERIAEEKARLVKEGKIKKPKKLPAIDPDEVPFELPAEWKFFRFGFAFDIQGGTQPPKSTFMDSPGQGYIRLLQIRDFGTKPVPTYVPEDRVRRFCTEDDILIGRYGASVGKIFTGMRGAYNVALAKLVYPNGAFAKEYLINMLRTGLFQNPVTGISRSAQAGFNKGDLFPLILPLPPLPEQHRIVAKVDQLMALCDELEQQQAEREKVRVKANSAAVQTLLACNSPTIFTRNWKRIRDNFDLLYSDPANVQELRQGILQLAVQGKLVPQDVNDEPASVLLERITEEKARLVKEGKIKKDKPFSNLISDVPPFEIPVTWQWTTLQSIFEISRGGSPRPSGDPLYFGGNIPWITVYEITKDDEKYLTRTKDGLTEEGKKKSRLISPDDLLITNSGATLGVPKISLISGCINDGVAVLRNFHSFEINNYSYLYLYQQTSSFRNINQGQGQPNLNTSILASWHFPLPPLPEQRRIVAKVDQLMAQCDELETKLATSQGVSSRLLEAVVAGVVDS from the coding sequence ATGAGGGAAATCGAGATGTTGATAGAGCGCTTCGACCTTCTCCTGGATGCGCCGGACAGTGTTTCTAAGTTGCGGCACTTGATCCTGGATGTCGCGATTCGTGGGAAGTTGGTGGATCAGGACCCGAACGACGAGCCGGCTTCGGTACTGCTGGAACGAATTGCGGAGGAGAAGGCACGGCTGGTGAAGGAAGGGAAGATAAAGAAGCCGAAAAAGCTGCCGGCGATTGATCCTGATGAGGTGCCATTTGAGTTGCCGGCGGAGTGGAAATTTTTCAGATTCGGTTTTGCTTTCGATATCCAAGGAGGGACACAACCCCCAAAGAGTACTTTTATGGACTCGCCGGGGCAAGGATATATTCGGCTTCTTCAGATCAGGGATTTTGGCACGAAGCCCGTGCCTACTTATGTTCCAGAAGATCGCGTTCGAAGGTTTTGTACAGAAGACGATATACTGATTGGCAGGTATGGAGCTTCTGTTGGAAAAATCTTTACAGGAATGCGTGGAGCGTACAACGTCGCACTTGCCAAGCTGGTTTATCCCAATGGTGCTTTTGCAAAAGAGTACCTAATAAATATGCTACGAACGGGTTTATTTCAAAACCCCGTAACTGGAATTTCTCGCTCCGCTCAAGCTGGTTTCAATAAGGGTGACTTATTTCCCCTTATTCTTCCCCTACCTCCCCTCCCCGAACAACACCGCATCGTCGCGAAAGTAGACCAGCTCATGGCCCTGTGCGACGAACTGGAGCAACAGCAGGCTGAACGCGAGAAGGTACGTGTAAAAGCCAACAGCGCGGCCGTACAGACCCTCTTGGCATGTAACAGCCCAACCATCTTCACCCGTAACTGGAAACGCATTCGGGACAACTTTGACCTGCTGTACAGTGACCCCGCTAACGTCCAGGAACTTCGCCAGGGCATCTTACAACTCGCCGTCCAGGGTAAGCTCGTCCCGCAAGATGTGAACGATGAGCCGGCGTCGGTGCTGCTGGAACGGATTACGGAGGAGAAGGCGCGGTTAGTGAAGGAAGGGAAGATCAAGAAGGATAAACCTTTTTCTAACCTGATATCGGATGTCCCACCTTTCGAAATTCCGGTTACATGGCAATGGACAACCTTGCAATCAATTTTCGAAATTTCGCGAGGAGGATCCCCTCGACCTAGTGGTGATCCACTCTATTTTGGTGGCAACATCCCCTGGATTACAGTCTATGAAATCACCAAAGATGATGAAAAATATCTAACAAGAACAAAGGATGGGTTGACAGAGGAAGGAAAGAAAAAGAGTCGACTGATAAGCCCTGATGATTTGCTGATCACCAATAGTGGAGCCACATTGGGCGTTCCCAAAATTAGTTTGATTAGCGGTTGTATAAATGACGGTGTAGCCGTCTTACGAAACTTTCACTCTTTCGAAATAAACAACTACTCATATTTATACTTGTATCAACAAACGTCCTCGTTTCGAAATATAAACCAAGGACAAGGACAACCTAACTTGAATACCAGTATTTTAGCTTCCTGGCATTTTCCTCTCCCACCGTTACCCGAACAACGCCGCATCGTCGCCAAGGTAGACCAGCTCATGGCCCAGTGCGACGAACTAGAGACCAAATTAGCGACCTCACAGGGCGTCTCTAGCCGGCTCCTGGAAGCCGTTGTGGCCGGTGTTGTTGACTCTTAA
- a CDS encoding DUF4433 domain-containing protein, whose amino-acid sequence MDPRLLYHITPISNLSRILEAGGLLPHNRLVAGAYTDVSHAHIQERRAHRQIPCGPRGTLHDYVPFFFCNRPPMLYSIHKKGRQRDMIYIVTSIEKVRENNHRFVFSDGHAAMRFSNFYDNETAIENIDWPLMKATYWTDTVDDTDRQRRRQAEFLIHDFVPVSSWLGIAVQSQRMETSVKKILAEFDLDVYINIKNDWYY is encoded by the coding sequence ATGGACCCACGCCTCCTCTACCATATCACTCCTATCAGCAACCTCTCCCGTATCTTGGAAGCCGGGGGCCTTTTGCCGCATAATCGTCTCGTAGCCGGCGCTTACACCGACGTTTCACATGCACATATTCAAGAACGGCGGGCGCATCGTCAAATCCCGTGCGGACCGCGAGGCACATTACACGACTATGTCCCTTTTTTCTTTTGCAATCGCCCTCCCATGCTGTATTCGATCCACAAAAAGGGCCGACAGCGAGACATGATCTATATCGTGACTTCCATTGAAAAAGTACGCGAAAACAACCACCGATTTGTCTTTTCTGACGGCCATGCGGCAATGCGGTTCAGCAATTTCTACGACAACGAAACCGCAATCGAAAATATAGACTGGCCTCTAATGAAAGCGACCTACTGGACCGATACCGTAGACGATACTGATCGGCAAAGAAGAAGGCAGGCCGAGTTCCTTATCCATGATTTTGTGCCTGTGTCTTCCTGGCTAGGCATTGCGGTGCAATCTCAGCGCATGGAAACCAGTGTCAAAAAAATCTTAGCCGAATTCGATCTGGATGTATACATAAATATCAAGAACGACTGGTATTATTGA
- a CDS encoding macro domain-containing protein, which produces MIHLKRGNLLEASAEALVNTVNCVGVMGKGIALQFKQAYPENYKIYKKVCDQHALKTGMMLVHDRGGLEKSADPPRYIINFPTKNHWRGKSKMADIESGLQALIEEIHTREIKSIAIPPLGCGNGGLNWNDVRTRIEQAFAVLPDVEVQLFAPGNAPTADKIPIRTKKPNMTQGTALIVFLMALYKVMNYKIGLLEIQKLLYFLQASGVPLKLDFKKERYGPYAEAVHHMLQRMAGHYIEGYGDRADIKTELTLSPNAISEAKKWLEQQEERELLSSHLTRIRELAEGFESPYGMELLASTHWVFQEDGETAKDPEKAIAALHAWNERKRKQLKPEHIIVAWDHLRELGWVNLPSSARVTGSH; this is translated from the coding sequence ATGATACACCTGAAACGCGGCAACTTACTGGAAGCCTCTGCCGAGGCACTGGTCAACACGGTAAATTGTGTTGGCGTCATGGGTAAAGGCATTGCGCTGCAATTCAAACAGGCATATCCGGAGAATTACAAGATCTACAAAAAAGTTTGTGACCAGCATGCACTCAAAACGGGTATGATGCTGGTGCATGATCGCGGCGGACTCGAAAAATCGGCTGATCCCCCCCGATATATCATCAATTTCCCCACAAAAAATCACTGGCGTGGAAAATCTAAAATGGCAGACATCGAATCAGGTCTCCAGGCGCTGATCGAAGAAATCCATACACGCGAAATCAAGTCTATTGCTATCCCGCCGCTTGGCTGCGGCAATGGTGGTCTGAACTGGAACGATGTTCGAACACGAATTGAACAGGCGTTTGCTGTATTGCCTGACGTAGAAGTGCAGTTATTCGCCCCCGGTAATGCACCGACGGCTGACAAAATCCCGATTCGTACAAAAAAGCCGAATATGACCCAAGGTACAGCGCTGATCGTGTTTTTAATGGCATTATACAAGGTAATGAACTACAAAATTGGATTGCTCGAAATTCAGAAGTTGCTCTATTTTTTGCAGGCCAGCGGCGTCCCGCTCAAGCTCGACTTCAAAAAAGAGCGATATGGTCCTTACGCCGAAGCCGTTCATCATATGTTGCAACGAATGGCCGGCCACTACATTGAGGGATATGGTGACCGCGCAGACATAAAAACCGAGCTAACGCTAAGCCCCAACGCCATTAGCGAGGCAAAGAAATGGCTGGAGCAACAAGAGGAACGAGAGTTATTAAGTTCGCATCTTACCCGTATCCGAGAACTCGCGGAAGGGTTTGAATCACCGTATGGCATGGAGTTACTTGCATCAACACATTGGGTTTTTCAAGAAGATGGGGAAACTGCAAAGGACCCAGAAAAAGCAATCGCTGCCTTACATGCATGGAACGAGCGAAAACGCAAGCAACTTAAGCCCGAGCACATCATTGTAGCGTGGGATCACCTGCGCGAATTAGGCTGGGTAAATCTACCCTCCAGCGCACGTGTAACGGGAAGTCATTGA